A single genomic interval of Panthera uncia isolate 11264 chromosome A1 unlocalized genomic scaffold, Puncia_PCG_1.0 HiC_scaffold_17, whole genome shotgun sequence harbors:
- the LOC125934289 gene encoding adhesion G-protein coupled receptor V1-like, giving the protein MIPFNDDPFGIFILDPECLEREVAEDVLSEDDMSYITNFTILRQQGVFGDVRVGWEILSSEFTDGLPPMIDFLLVGIFPSTVHLQPHMRRHHSGTDALYFSGVEGAFGTVHPKYHPSKNNSIANFTFSAWVIPDANTNGFVIAKDDGNGSIYYGVKIQTNESHVTLSLHYKTLGSNATYIAKTTVTKYLEENVWLHLLIVLDDGIIEFYLDGNAMPRGIKSLKGEAIIDGPGMLRIGAGMNGNDRFTGLMQDVRSYERKLTVEEIYELHAMPAKSDLHPVSGYLEFRQGETNKSFIISARDDNEEEGEELFILKLVSVYGGSRISEENTTARLIIQKSDNANGLFGFTGTCIPEVSSALGGFWS; this is encoded by the exons ATGATTCCATTTAATGATGATCCCTTTGGAATTTTCATCTTGGATCCAGAGTGCTTAGAGAGAGAAGTTGCAGAAGATGTCCTGTCAGAAGACGATATGTCTTATATTACCAATTTTACCATTTTGAGGCAGCAGGGTGTGTTTGGTGATGTACGAGTAGGCTGGGAAATACTGTCCAGTGAGTTCACTGATGGTTTGCCCCCAATGATAGATTTTTTGCTAGTTGGAATTTTCCCCAGCACTGTGCATTTACAGCCGCACATGCGGCGTCACCACAGTGGAACAGATGCTTTGTACTTCAGTGGAGTAGAGGGTGCATTTGGAACTGTTCATCCAAAATACCATCCTTCCAAGAACAACTCAATTGCCAACTTTACGTTTTCAGCTTGGGTAATCCCCGATGCCAATACAAATGGATTTGTTATAGCAAAGGATGATGGTAACGGAAGCATCTACTATGGggtaaaaattcaaacaaacgAATCCCATGTGACACTTTCTCTTCATTACAAAACTTTGGGTTCCAATGCTACATATATTGCCAAGACAACAGtcacaaaatatttagaagaaaatgtttggCTTCATCTTCTCATTGTCCTGGATGATGGTATAATTGAATTCTACCTTGATGGAAATGCGATGCCCAGAGGAATCAAGAGTCTGAAAGGAGAAGCCATTATTGATG GGCCTGGAATGCTGAGGATTGGGGCAGGAATGAATGGCAATGACAGATTTACAGGTTTGATGCAGGATGTGAGGTCCTATGAGCGGAAACTGACTGTTGAAGAAATTTATGAACTTCATGCTATGCCAGCCAAGAGTGATTTACATCCTGTTTCTGGATATCTGGAGTTCCGACAAGGAGAAACTAACAAATCATTCATTATTTCTGCAAGAGATGATaatgaagaggagggagaggaattaTTCATTCTTAAACTAGTCTCTGTATATGGAGGATCTCGCATTTCTGAAGAGAATACTACAGCAAgattaataatacaaaaaagtGACAACGCCAATGGCTTGTTTGGTTTCACAGGAACTTGTATCCCAGAGGTAAGTAGTGCGCTTGGGGGATTTTGGAGTTAA